The Gossypium hirsutum isolate 1008001.06 chromosome D02, Gossypium_hirsutum_v2.1, whole genome shotgun sequence region ATGAACTGAGGACCAAAATTACCAGTCCAACTTTGAATTGACATCTAAAGAGAAAGTTGATTCTATAGGTGTCATAGCCTCCTCAGCCGTCTGTCCAAATAATTACAACAAAACAGGGACCAAAAAGTTAAAAGATGCTGAAATTGATTCAAACAGATCCCAGGCATTAGCATGAAAATTCTATGTTAGTTAATTTTGTCATCAATATTACATATGGCCATCAATGACATTAGTTTCATTGAGGTGCATACCTTTTCAGTCAAATCTAGTGCTCCACTAATAATTGTGGTCTCATCATGAGTGAGCTCACCTCCCTTTCCAGCCTAAATAATTAGTTCAAGAAACAATCTACATCATGATATGAAGAAAGAGACATGGAATGCAATGGAAAATTTCTTCAGTATCATATTGTATTTACCTCCTGGCTGTGGATGGAGACAAGAGCTTTTAGTTGAGCCCGCCTAAATAGTGCTTCATTATGCCCCAACATCCAATCCAGAACCTGGAAAACATACACAAATGAGAAGACAAATCAACTCTTATAGATACTATGTTCAaactcaacttttttttttcctttctctctttcCTTCCGCAAAACCCAAGCTGTTGCATGGATTTTGCATCGATCCGCTCCGTGATTTCTAAGAAACTACATAATACTCAAGTCTAGTGTATAATAAAGTTTCTACAGTAGGGAGTTAACAGAGTGCAAACCTATCATACCTTTCCAACGGGATAAGCTATTGGAAAGCAAAGAATCATTAAGACCCGCACCAGTCCTGATAAATTTGCACCAATAGCAAGCCCATATCTGGTGCAAAGTGCTTGTGGTATAACCTTAAAAAGTTAAAAGGAACAGTCATAGTCAAGGATTCACGGATTGATGCCAAATTAATGTAGTACAAAAGTTAGAAGAGCCTACCTCACCAAAAGCTAGAACAGAGGTCACTGAAAGTATGATAGCAACATACTCATTGAAAAGCTTATCCAGGTATATAGGAAGGGCCTGCAAAATGGAAATATCAAAGCTGTCAATGAAAGTCAACCATCTCTTGAACATTATCAGTGAATGTAATAGCTACTCATAGAACATCTTCATTATCATTTCCTAGCATCAACCCCCGTTGGAAGCataaataaaacaacaattatATGTTTCTAACAAGCTAATTACTAAGGTCCATCAGTTAAATATCAACATTAGAGAAAGAACCAACTACCAATTCTTAACAACTTTAGGCTAAACCAATCCCATTCTTACAACCAAATTCAAGCAAAAAGTACATGGTGGCGGTGGGCAATCTCGTTGAATCGGATTTAACTGGTTGAACCGGAAATCGACTGATCCCACGATTCAACCAATATAATATAACTACATTGTAAAAACCGATTTGAACTGACAAAAGAACTGGAAACTGaaattttggattaaaaaataaGAACTTTGGCTCAAACTTTGGATTAAAAATTTTGGATTAAACCTAAATTTTGGACTTCCttctttttattataaaatttaacctaAATGCCGAATCCCACGATTAAACCCATTTAATATTAACTTAGCCTGACACCATTAACTCTCAGTGTTACACATCAGTCATCACAGATGCCATCTTTGCCATTTCGTTTTTCTCCCCTGTTCATTTCTGTTCCCATCGGCAGCTATTATtgctataattatatttttttactgtTAAAACCTTTCCATTCAATCACGCCCTTGTTTATTATCACATGGGTTGATGGAGTCCACATGCAAAGTTTGTCTAACTTGCACGTAAAGCAACGACATTAACCTTAATTATCAACTCAAAAATTCACTTTGTGATTTAAAACATCTAATCCTTCGTATTAGAcaacttttttttaatcaaatactaTTGCATCAGAGAAtgaaataaattaacaaaaaaagtcATAATTCGACTtaaattcttatttaattaaactaaaaaagtCGTTAAATCAGTTTTTACCTCCATAGCAACAGCATTGCAAAGAAGCAAAGTCACCAAAAGCTGATGCTGTTTTTGAACCACCGGCAAAATAGCAGCTaaaaacatcatcatcatcatcaacaacaacAAGATCTCAAATCCAATCTAATAATAATCAAAACTTCAAAACGGAACCGTCACatcattttcaaattaaaaaaaaaagtaatgccTTCTACCAGCTTGTTTTTTCTCAGTGGAAGTGCCGCTTCTTTGTAGAATCTCGAGCTCGACGAGACCGAGGGACATGAGTCCGAGAGTGAGACCCGACATCATCCCCGCAAAGAGTACGAAAAAACAAGAAAAGCCGGCGTATATGAACCACCATAGAGATCCGAACGGCAAACCTCCCCCGACGGATTCCAATCCGTTGACGGATTCCGTCGCCGCCGCCGTCCTCGACAGCATCCTCGCCACCAACACCGAATTTATCGGTTGCATTGTGGCTTGTTTTTCAATCACCAGGGAACAACAGTCCAGAAGGGAGAAACGATAAAcagcaaaaacaaaaaacaaaagaactcttttttttcaaatttatttcatttgtgtATATATTCGGAACAAAAAAAAGAGGCAATCAAATGAGAACACGTGGCGGTATGGAGAAGGTTTTACTAGGTCGTTTTCATGGGATTCGGTGAAAATACCGGTAAGAACTGAATCAACGGTGATGCTTGGTTAGTTGGAAACACGTGGGTGAAATAGAACAATTCTACCTAACTTATAAAGCTCTTTATCCCCGCTTTATATTATAAATCAAATTgcaatttttcccttctacacaTAAAATGAGATACACGTGAGTTATTTAGTTATTACATCAGTTAAAGtcagtttttaaaaataaaaataaataaaatttttaataaaaaagattaatttattatttgatctaATATACAATGATTAATTTACCTTTTGGGAAAATATaagtttattaaattattattaagtttaccTTTTGAttactcaacttcaaaaaattacgaAATGATTACTAAATTATTCacaagttttcatttaagtcgctaaactattcaaaagtttttatttaagtcattgagctttaagttttattttaaaatttggttagcGAGCTCCAAGCGAGGATTTGAAGATTGGTGCGACGAATCAATAACATAAACGAGTAACAAGGCATGTCTTATATCCAAATCGATCTAAAGGTTAGTGTTGaaaattggagaaaaaaattatttggatTTTGATTCGTAGATTCATgatgttcaaagttgtttcatgaaaaaaaaaacttaactacATAAAAGGAAGGGAATGAAAGCTTTCGATTGGTACAAGCAGTTTTAACAGTGATTTTAACAGCCtattgacttaaatgaaaacttttgaatacttcaataatcattttgtaacttaGAATAACtgaaatgtaaacttactaataatctAATGACCTTAAGTgcaatttaccctaaaaattttCACATGTTTTTTTTACTATGACACGTATCACCATTTAAATCTTACTTGTAGAGTATCAAATAacttttcataataataatatggAACTTTgatgttttaagttaaaagtttcATCATGTATGAATTATTTTAGAGTTCTGATTATTTgactaataattcattataataataaacaataattgTAGTTATTTCGATTGCATTGGTTGTAATTATAGTtgtaatttattctttaaaaaaaagtaaataaaatgctTAAACGAGTTTTGTTCGGTTTACGAGTAAATGACATTAActcaatttagaaaaatataataaaactaataaattataAGCTAACAATGGGCAAATTCGAAATTGAGGACTAGAGAGGTGATTTTACCAGAATTTTTTGCCTAGGTCAGGCCAAGTTGAGCTGAGCAAGCTACCCAAAATAGGATGATTTATGCGTAGGCGCATAATATTGGTAGCCAAAGCCAGCATAGAACATTACAAGAACAGTCCAATTGTAACCAAGCTTACAATGAAAATGCAAAGCAAACAACAAATCCCCAACCACAGGTTAAATCACTGAACCCAACCTACCAGGACACTCCATCCATCGTCAAGAGGCTGAGTCAACACCATGATTTTTAAAACCAGATCGAAACGGAAATCGATTGAGGTACTAATCCGAAAAAAAAAGCATTAGATTAATTAACTCGCGGTTGAACatgtttttgtatttttgtaataatttttatgattttttaaataatttatttaattaaactggACAAATTCATCGAATCAAGAATAGGTGATAAGAAAGGGACAAAAgacagaaaaggaaagaacataaagcaataaaaacatattttaaccttataaattata contains the following coding sequences:
- the LOC107927654 gene encoding DUF21 domain-containing protein At4g14240, which encodes MQPINSVLVARMLSRTAAATESVNGLESVGGGLPFGSLWWFIYAGFSCFFVLFAGMMSGLTLGLMSLGLVELEILQRSGTSTEKKQAAAILPVVQKQHQLLVTLLLCNAVAMEALPIYLDKLFNEYVAIILSVTSVLAFGEVIPQALCTRYGLAIGANLSGLVRVLMILCFPIAYPVGKVLDWMLGHNEALFRRAQLKALVSIHSQEAGKGGELTHDETTIISGALDLTEKTAEEAMTPIESTFSLDVNSKLDWEAMGKILARGHSRVPVYSGNPKNIIGLLLVKSLLTVRPETDTPVSAVSIRRIPRVPSDMPLYDILNEFQKGSSHMAAVVRGKSKNASATVDGEKSEENNSLSNAAESQLTTPLLPKQDEKPESVTVDIDKSFKPPLCKNAATNGPSMTSEDIEDGEVIGIITLEDVFEELLQEEIVDETDEYVDVHKRIRVAAAAAASSVARAPSSRRLTVQKGVEIQSKQGQGHAPKKLV